From Lysinibacillus sp. SGAir0095, the proteins below share one genomic window:
- a CDS encoding alpha/beta-type small acid-soluble spore protein, whose product MSNNSGSRNKLTVPGAEQALDQMKYEIAQEFGVQLGPEASSRANGSVGGEITKRLVQMAESQLRGSSQQ is encoded by the coding sequence ATGTCAAACAACAGCGGTAGCCGTAACAAGCTTACTGTACCAGGTGCAGAACAAGCTTTAGATCAAATGAAATACGAAATCGCGCAAGAGTTTGGTGTTCAACTCGGACCTGAAGCGTCTTCTCGTGCAAACGGATCAGTTGGAGGAGAAATTACTAAACGTCTTGTACAAATGGCTGAATCACAATTACGTGGTTCTTCTCAACAATAA
- the mbcS gene encoding acyl-CoA synthetase MbcS: MRREDLLAPKRYNIVDEIEKYAKTSSKIALMIHHESGQIEKISYEKLIKKANKVANIFKNSGLNKGDVILIMVPRSEEAYVTYIGALKAGLTIIPSSEMLRAKDIDYRITHSDAKAIVAFENEINQFSDAQHIDGLKLFVYGESKDSWISIEDELEKASNVFEGVQTEDSDIAFLSYTSGTTGNPKGVVHSHGWGYAHLRTTAAQWLGVQEDDIVWATAAPGWQKWIWSPFLATLGSGATAFIHMGRFEPQEYLQVLEDYQINVLCCTPTEYRLMAKVDKLEQYNLSSIKSAVSAGEPLNSEVINKFINVFSLQVRDGYGQTENTLLVGTLLGMTPKAGSMGKPTPGNLVEVINDLGEPTKVGEVGDIAVHSSTPALFKGYLKDLERTNMQYRGEWFLTGDRAYKDEEGYFWFEGRGDDIIISSGYTIGPFEVEDALVKHPAVKECAVVASPDEIRGNIVKAYVVLRDSEQKNSPSIVKELQNHVKEITAPYKYPRAIEFIDELPKTSSGKIRRVELRQKEFKKEITN, from the coding sequence ATGAGAAGAGAAGATTTACTAGCTCCTAAGAGATACAATATTGTAGATGAAATTGAAAAGTATGCAAAAACTAGCTCGAAAATTGCATTAATGATTCATCATGAGAGTGGACAAATCGAAAAAATTTCATATGAAAAATTAATAAAAAAAGCAAATAAAGTAGCCAATATATTTAAAAACAGTGGGTTAAATAAAGGCGATGTTATTTTAATCATGGTGCCTCGCTCAGAGGAGGCATATGTTACATACATCGGAGCGTTAAAGGCAGGCTTAACGATTATTCCAAGCTCTGAAATGCTTCGAGCAAAAGATATCGATTATCGAATCACACATTCAGATGCTAAAGCAATAGTTGCCTTTGAAAATGAAATTAATCAATTTAGTGACGCACAACATATAGACGGTCTAAAACTTTTTGTTTATGGAGAGTCAAAAGATTCATGGATATCCATTGAGGATGAATTAGAAAAGGCTTCGAATGTTTTTGAAGGCGTTCAAACTGAAGATTCTGATATTGCATTTTTATCTTATACAAGTGGAACTACAGGCAATCCAAAAGGAGTAGTTCATTCCCATGGTTGGGGATATGCTCATTTAAGAACTACGGCAGCTCAGTGGCTTGGAGTACAAGAAGATGACATAGTTTGGGCAACAGCAGCACCTGGATGGCAAAAATGGATTTGGAGTCCGTTTTTAGCTACTTTAGGAAGTGGAGCAACTGCATTTATTCATATGGGCAGATTCGAACCACAGGAATATCTTCAAGTACTAGAGGATTACCAAATAAATGTTTTATGCTGTACACCTACCGAATACCGTTTAATGGCTAAAGTAGACAAACTTGAGCAATATAATCTTTCAAGTATTAAAAGTGCAGTTTCTGCAGGAGAGCCATTAAATAGTGAAGTAATTAATAAGTTTATTAATGTTTTCTCACTTCAGGTGCGAGATGGGTATGGGCAAACAGAAAATACTCTATTGGTCGGTACTCTTTTAGGGATGACTCCAAAAGCAGGTTCGATGGGGAAACCAACTCCTGGTAACCTTGTTGAGGTTATTAACGATTTGGGTGAACCTACAAAAGTCGGTGAAGTAGGGGATATTGCAGTGCATTCATCCACGCCTGCATTATTTAAGGGATATTTAAAGGATTTAGAACGTACAAATATGCAATATCGTGGTGAATGGTTCTTAACAGGAGATCGTGCCTATAAAGATGAGGAAGGGTATTTCTGGTTTGAAGGTCGTGGTGATGATATTATTATTTCTTCAGGTTATACAATAGGACCATTTGAAGTAGAAGATGCTCTTGTAAAACATCCAGCAGTTAAAGAATGTGCCGTTGTAGCAAGTCCAGACGAAATACGTGGTAATATAGTAAAGGCGTATGTAGTGCTCCGTGATTCTGAACAAAAAAATAGTCCTTCAATCGTGAAGGAATTACAGAATCATGTCAAAGAAATTACCGCTCCTTACAAATATCCACGAGCAATTGAATTTATCGATGAATTACCGAAAACTTCTTCAGGTAAAATTAGACGTGTTGAACTTCGTCAAAAGGAATTTAAAAAAGAAATAACAAATTAA
- a CDS encoding class I SAM-dependent methyltransferase produces MEKFEQIFSFINEKAEKYEKADGVSFLDGVLQSLEDVLDDKEQSAFQNATKEETRKAIQIAILKGMRKTSQPNHQMTPDSLGLLVGYFVEQFFEEQLKNNPITILDPAVGTGNLLLTVMNLLDGKTSATGIEVDELLIRLAADSAELIEQPVVLYHQDALQKLLVDPVDAVVCDLPVGYYPNEEVAVEYELCAHEGMSYAHHLFIEQSINHTKEGGYLFFLIPSNMFESEQSKDLHKYLKKTTWIQAVIQLPENLFATKAHEKSILILQKQTKSERAPREVLLAKVPNMSNKEALSMFFEKVQMWKESK; encoded by the coding sequence ATGGAAAAGTTTGAGCAAATATTTTCATTTATTAATGAAAAAGCGGAAAAGTACGAAAAAGCTGATGGAGTTTCTTTTTTAGATGGTGTTTTACAATCACTTGAAGATGTTCTTGACGACAAAGAGCAGTCTGCCTTTCAAAATGCAACGAAAGAAGAAACTCGCAAAGCAATTCAAATTGCTATTTTAAAAGGGATGAGAAAAACCTCCCAGCCAAATCATCAAATGACTCCAGACTCTTTAGGTTTGCTAGTTGGATATTTTGTTGAACAATTTTTTGAGGAACAACTAAAAAATAATCCGATTACTATTCTTGATCCAGCAGTAGGAACAGGTAATTTATTATTAACTGTAATGAATTTACTTGATGGAAAAACATCTGCTACTGGAATTGAAGTGGATGAATTATTAATTCGTCTAGCAGCAGATAGTGCAGAGTTGATTGAACAACCAGTGGTTCTATACCATCAAGATGCCTTACAAAAGTTGTTGGTAGATCCGGTTGATGCGGTTGTATGTGATTTGCCGGTTGGATATTACCCAAATGAAGAAGTGGCAGTTGAATACGAGCTTTGTGCCCATGAAGGGATGAGCTATGCTCACCACCTATTTATCGAGCAATCGATTAATCATACAAAAGAGGGTGGGTATTTATTTTTCTTGATTCCTTCAAATATGTTTGAATCTGAGCAGTCAAAGGATTTACATAAATATTTGAAAAAAACGACTTGGATTCAAGCTGTTATCCAGCTCCCTGAGAATCTATTTGCAACGAAAGCACATGAAAAAAGTATATTAATTTTACAAAAGCAAACGAAGTCCGAGAGGGCCCCACGTGAAGTATTACTGGCGAAAGTGCCAAATATGTCAAACAAAGAAGCTTTATCTATGTTTTTTGAAAAGGTTCAAATGTGGAAAGAAAGTAAATAA
- the sppA gene encoding signal peptide peptidase SppA has protein sequence MNTKRWIALGAAVVLIFFSIGLNTVISIFKTDFFSNFDSLTATEQTMIETVVEPGDMGNRIALLSVDGTIQDVGTSTPFAAVEYDHQNFLGQLETILYDQSVQAVVLYVNSPGGGVIESAEIYEKLIEIKEQRNIPIYVSMGSYAASGGYYISAPADKIFAHKETITGSIGVIMQSYNFSELASNLGIEFETIKSGEHKDMFGGTRPTTPEEKAMVQEMINESYEEFVDVIEQGRGMSEADVKKVADGRIMGGSQALKAGFVDGIGGLEDTIAAVRADFGLEDAELFEYESSFGGLTSMFGMKISSFFGPSPEQQFLTKLMSSNSGPRMMYLYGEY, from the coding sequence ATGAATACAAAAAGATGGATTGCCTTAGGTGCAGCAGTAGTGTTAATCTTTTTTTCGATTGGATTGAATACAGTAATTTCAATTTTTAAAACTGACTTTTTTTCCAATTTTGATAGCCTGACTGCAACTGAACAAACAATGATTGAAACCGTGGTCGAACCAGGCGATATGGGCAACAGAATTGCTTTATTATCCGTTGATGGAACAATTCAGGATGTCGGTACAAGTACGCCTTTTGCTGCAGTAGAATATGATCACCAAAACTTTTTAGGACAATTAGAAACTATTTTATATGATCAATCTGTACAAGCTGTAGTGCTATATGTAAATTCACCAGGTGGTGGGGTAATAGAATCCGCTGAAATTTACGAAAAATTAATTGAAATAAAAGAACAAAGAAATATTCCAATTTATGTTTCGATGGGTTCTTATGCTGCATCAGGTGGTTATTATATTTCAGCACCAGCAGATAAAATCTTTGCTCATAAAGAAACTATTACGGGTTCAATCGGAGTTATTATGCAAAGCTATAATTTCTCTGAACTTGCAAGTAATTTAGGAATTGAGTTCGAAACCATAAAATCAGGTGAGCACAAAGATATGTTTGGTGGAACTAGACCAACTACACCAGAAGAAAAAGCAATGGTCCAAGAGATGATTAACGAATCCTATGAAGAATTTGTTGACGTGATTGAACAAGGTAGAGGGATGTCTGAAGCTGATGTAAAAAAAGTAGCAGATGGACGCATTATGGGTGGCTCTCAAGCTCTCAAAGCAGGTTTTGTCGATGGAATCGGTGGACTTGAAGATACAATAGCTGCTGTAAGAGCGGACTTTGGATTAGAGGATGCGGAACTATTTGAATATGAATCAAGTTTCGGTGGTTTAACATCGATGTTTGGAATGAAAATTAGTTCATTTTTCGGGCCATCTCCAGAGCAGCAATTCTTAACAAAGTTAATGTCTTCAAATAGTGGACCACGAATGATGTATCTATATGGTGAGTACTAA
- a CDS encoding cysteine desulfurase family protein, translating to MIYFDNSATTKPHKEVLNTFIQVNESFYANPSSIHEAGVEANTLLDRARSQIADLLHTEEQFVLFTAGGTESNNFAIFGVPKANTHKGKHIITTEIEHPSILEAVKSLQNEGFEVDYLKVDENGVISLQELQAKLRKETVLVSIMHVNNEIGAIQPIEEAAKIIHENSRATFHVDAVQSFGKLPIFFNGDGGPDIISISGHKIHGLKGSGIIAFRKKMNIIPLLLGGGQEHGLRSGTVAVPQAAALAKAARMAIEAMEQSTEKYRKWHNDLLQFLAEFGDNIHLLSKKTGAAHILSFSVKDLKGEILINALQKRGIIVSTSSACSSKQKKTSHVVEALDIHSNYKKGVIRLSFGALNTDEDILEFKKAFTDVMKELKGDKKQ from the coding sequence ATGATTTATTTTGATAACAGCGCCACAACTAAACCACATAAAGAGGTTTTAAATACATTTATACAGGTAAATGAATCTTTCTACGCCAATCCTTCTTCAATTCATGAAGCTGGTGTAGAAGCAAACACTTTATTGGATCGAGCAAGAAGTCAGATTGCAGATCTTCTTCATACTGAAGAACAATTTGTATTGTTTACAGCGGGTGGAACCGAATCCAACAATTTTGCGATATTCGGTGTTCCTAAAGCAAATACTCATAAAGGAAAACATATCATCACTACAGAGATTGAACATCCATCAATCTTAGAGGCGGTAAAATCTCTGCAAAACGAAGGATTTGAAGTTGATTATCTGAAAGTCGATGAAAATGGAGTAATTTCTTTGCAGGAGCTTCAAGCTAAGCTAAGAAAAGAAACAGTTCTTGTAAGCATTATGCATGTGAACAACGAGATAGGTGCAATCCAACCAATTGAAGAAGCAGCGAAAATTATCCATGAAAATAGCCGTGCCACTTTTCATGTTGATGCTGTGCAAAGCTTTGGAAAATTACCTATATTTTTTAATGGCGACGGTGGACCTGATATTATATCGATTTCTGGGCATAAAATTCATGGTTTAAAGGGGTCGGGAATTATTGCCTTCCGTAAAAAAATGAATATTATCCCACTTCTTTTAGGTGGGGGACAAGAACATGGATTGCGAAGTGGTACCGTTGCAGTACCTCAAGCAGCTGCGCTTGCAAAAGCTGCACGAATGGCTATTGAAGCGATGGAACAGTCAACTGAAAAATATCGAAAATGGCATAATGATTTATTACAATTTTTAGCTGAATTTGGTGATAATATTCACCTACTTTCAAAAAAAACAGGTGCTGCACATATCCTGTCTTTTAGTGTAAAAGATTTAAAGGGTGAAATTTTAATAAATGCGCTTCAAAAAAGAGGAATTATTGTTTCAACTTCCAGTGCTTGTTCCTCCAAGCAGAAGAAAACAAGTCACGTAGTAGAAGCGTTAGATATACATTCGAATTACAAAAAGGGAGTCATCCGTCTAAGCTTTGGAGCTTTAAATACAGACGAGGATATTCTTGAATTTAAAAAAGCCTTCACCGATGTGATGAAAGAGTTAAAAGGAGATAAAAAACAATGA
- a CDS encoding ISL3 family transposase, whose product MNFNRNIPGLKGVTVHKIEEIGERIALYVSIPKKEHQCPDCNKMTSKIHDYRIQKIKHLKWFERLTILFYKRRRYVCECGKRFSEKSPFVDKYQRYSKEWNQVVGIRSVKAKTFKEAAEVLGTSSSTVIRRFKKVVKEQLNEGVHLPKCIAIDEYKGDTDAGTYQLIIANAETHEPIDILPNRRKETIKDYLMTYGSDVEVVVMDMNPSFKAAVKKALNRPIIIADRFHYCRYIYWALDEVRRKVQKDWHPYDRKKCKKMRHVLYKRFDKLTEKNRWYLNRYTGMSKELKQAYELKEAYCKWFDWAKTTNDIAEVKNRLEAYYRKVEEANIPAFIKAIQTFKNWQVEILNSFSFGYSNGFLEGINNKSKVMKRNAYGFRSFKHFKAKILLNDLYKEFGVHLG is encoded by the coding sequence ATGAATTTTAACAGAAATATCCCAGGATTAAAAGGTGTAACTGTTCATAAGATTGAAGAGATCGGGGAGCGTATCGCTCTTTACGTTTCAATTCCGAAGAAAGAACATCAGTGTCCAGACTGTAATAAAATGACCTCTAAAATACATGATTATCGAATTCAAAAAATTAAACATTTAAAATGGTTTGAACGATTAACCATCCTTTTCTATAAACGTCGACGTTATGTATGTGAGTGCGGAAAACGCTTCTCGGAAAAATCTCCTTTCGTGGATAAGTATCAACGTTACTCAAAAGAATGGAATCAAGTTGTTGGAATCCGTTCAGTAAAGGCAAAGACATTTAAAGAAGCAGCAGAAGTCCTTGGAACATCCAGTTCGACGGTAATTCGTCGCTTTAAAAAGGTGGTAAAAGAGCAGCTAAATGAAGGGGTCCATTTACCAAAATGTATTGCGATTGATGAATATAAAGGAGATACAGATGCGGGGACCTATCAACTAATCATTGCCAACGCTGAAACGCACGAACCAATTGATATTTTACCGAATCGTAGAAAAGAAACGATTAAGGATTATCTAATGACATATGGATCAGATGTAGAAGTCGTCGTAATGGATATGAATCCAAGCTTTAAAGCAGCTGTTAAAAAAGCCTTAAATCGTCCTATCATTATTGCCGATCGATTCCATTATTGTCGTTATATTTATTGGGCTCTAGACGAGGTGCGTCGTAAAGTGCAGAAGGATTGGCATCCATACGATCGAAAAAAGTGCAAAAAAATGCGTCATGTCTTATATAAACGCTTTGATAAGTTAACGGAAAAGAATCGATGGTATTTAAATCGCTACACGGGAATGTCAAAGGAATTAAAGCAAGCATATGAACTAAAAGAAGCCTATTGTAAATGGTTTGATTGGGCAAAAACGACGAATGATATTGCAGAAGTGAAGAATAGATTAGAAGCTTATTACCGTAAGGTAGAAGAAGCAAATATCCCAGCATTTATAAAAGCCATTCAAACCTTTAAGAATTGGCAAGTAGAGATCTTAAATAGTTTTAGTTTTGGCTATTCAAATGGTTTTTTAGAAGGAATTAATAATAAATCGAAGGTAATGAAACGTAATGCTTATGGTTTTAGGAGCTTTAAGCATTTTAAAGCAAAGATTTTATTGAATGATTTATATAAAGAATTCGGTGTTCATTTAGGTTAA
- the tpx gene encoding thiol peroxidase: MAQVTFKNNPVTLIGNEVKVGDKAPDFTVLANDLSLVTLKDSEGKVRLISVVPSLDTGVCDAQTRRFNEEVVALGDAVAFYTVSVDLPFAQKRWCAAAGLEGVHTVSDHRDLSFGKAYGAYMEELRLLARSVFVIDKEGTVTYAEYVSEGTSHPNYEAAIEAVKALI; this comes from the coding sequence TTGGCACAAGTAACATTTAAAAATAACCCAGTAACATTAATTGGAAATGAAGTAAAGGTTGGGGACAAAGCACCTGACTTTACAGTATTAGCTAACGACTTATCACTAGTCACTTTAAAGGATTCAGAAGGAAAAGTACGTCTTATCAGTGTTGTACCTTCATTAGATACAGGTGTTTGTGATGCACAAACTCGTCGCTTTAATGAAGAGGTAGTAGCATTAGGAGATGCTGTGGCTTTCTATACGGTTTCAGTTGACCTACCATTTGCCCAAAAACGTTGGTGTGCAGCTGCAGGCCTTGAAGGAGTTCACACTGTATCAGACCACAGAGATTTATCTTTTGGTAAAGCTTATGGAGCATACATGGAAGAGCTGCGTTTGCTTGCTCGTTCAGTATTTGTTATCGACAAGGAAGGTACTGTAACCTATGCTGAGTATGTTTCTGAAGGTACAAGCCATCCGAATTATGAGGCAGCAATTGAAGCTGTTAAAGCATTAATTTAA
- a CDS encoding RDD family protein, giving the protein MSENENYDSNASLPQNVPLTTTLAKQQFHIVEQIEEKTAGFWIRFWAFVVDIIIVASIVGIIVNPLFHFFGWSLKETHWYSPMTIVSGVFYYAYFVITTKFWQQTGGKIIFGLKVKGKNGEKLDWFTVLFREIIGRFISNKIPIIYLMVAFMPKNHGLNDIIADTIVVQEKVFIKRKKEMMIENPQSDDDLDSQNSISTSV; this is encoded by the coding sequence ATGTCAGAAAATGAAAATTATGACTCAAATGCTTCTCTTCCTCAAAATGTACCTTTGACCACTACTCTTGCAAAGCAGCAATTTCATATTGTTGAACAGATTGAAGAGAAGACGGCCGGTTTTTGGATTCGCTTTTGGGCGTTTGTAGTAGACATTATCATTGTTGCATCCATCGTGGGCATAATTGTTAATCCACTTTTCCATTTCTTCGGCTGGAGTTTAAAAGAAACACATTGGTATTCACCGATGACAATCGTATCGGGCGTATTCTACTATGCTTATTTTGTGATTACCACAAAATTTTGGCAGCAAACTGGTGGGAAAATAATCTTTGGCTTAAAGGTAAAAGGGAAGAACGGCGAGAAGTTAGATTGGTTCACCGTTTTATTTAGAGAAATTATCGGACGATTTATTAGCAATAAAATTCCGATTATCTACTTAATGGTGGCATTTATGCCAAAGAATCATGGCTTAAACGATATTATTGCTGATACAATTGTCGTTCAAGAAAAGGTATTTATTAAACGTAAAAAAGAAATGATGATTGAAAATCCTCAAAGTGATGATGATTTAGATTCTCAAAATTCAATTTCTACAAGTGTATAA
- the ezrA gene encoding septation ring formation regulator EzrA: MQYIIIVVIVLLALFIVGLLIRRKHNVVIQRLEQEKMQIQHYPIFEELTKVKSLNMNGQTEEMFEHWRNIWTEVIDVHVIKIDSMLFDAEEYIDRFKFKKATNVELAIEEYIAKCEKSKNQIISELEELIGSEEKNRIEIEQIKEHYRSARKTLLAHQYSFGPALSELEKKVEQFVPKFEEFDELTVDGNYLQAREIVLGLNSESQIIYHLLSEVPTLLSEIQTKIPAAIHELRNGQREMEEQSYYLNHLELTKYLDHLEEELETLKSKLADLDVDSVAPRLTEVIEEIENYYDLLEKEVIARNYVDKNCDDTFQTLNEVVKVTKEISNEAVYVQSSYHLPENEAEIPRLGLKQLEVIQKRFELLVTRVKDEKSAYSSLQEELFEISEEIDRIKDEQEQFSNRLKNLRIDENKARAKLDSLKRILQETDRQLNKANIPGIPEEMDARIEEAEEQIYIVMQSLQDIPLNMNRVQSNIENAEKCIQEVSKHAQEMVENVMLIERIIQYGNRYRGTNPKVNDLLLESEHAFHQYRYIKALEDAAAAVELAEPGAIKRIEELVQDELYEKSHY, translated from the coding sequence ATGCAGTATATCATCATTGTCGTCATCGTACTATTAGCATTATTTATCGTTGGACTACTTATCCGTCGTAAACATAATGTTGTTATACAGCGACTTGAACAAGAAAAGATGCAAATTCAGCATTATCCTATATTTGAGGAGCTAACAAAAGTAAAATCTTTAAATATGAACGGACAAACAGAGGAAATGTTTGAACATTGGCGTAATATTTGGACAGAAGTTATAGATGTCCACGTTATCAAAATAGATTCTATGCTTTTTGATGCGGAAGAATACATTGATCGTTTCAAATTTAAAAAAGCTACCAATGTTGAACTGGCGATTGAGGAATATATTGCTAAATGTGAAAAAAGTAAAAATCAAATTATCTCTGAATTGGAAGAGTTAATCGGTAGTGAAGAAAAAAATCGCATTGAAATTGAACAAATTAAAGAACATTATCGTTCAGCAAGAAAAACCTTACTTGCTCATCAGTATTCATTTGGTCCGGCTTTATCAGAATTAGAAAAAAAGGTTGAACAGTTTGTACCAAAATTTGAAGAGTTCGATGAGTTAACAGTAGATGGGAATTACTTACAAGCAAGAGAAATAGTTTTAGGTTTAAATAGTGAATCTCAAATAATTTATCATTTATTATCGGAAGTCCCGACGTTGCTTTCAGAAATTCAAACAAAAATACCTGCTGCTATACATGAGTTGCGAAATGGTCAACGTGAAATGGAAGAGCAATCTTATTACTTAAATCATTTAGAGTTAACCAAGTACTTAGACCATCTTGAAGAAGAGCTAGAAACATTAAAATCGAAATTAGCAGATTTAGATGTAGATTCCGTAGCTCCAAGACTTACTGAAGTAATTGAAGAGATTGAGAACTATTATGACCTACTAGAAAAAGAAGTTATTGCAAGAAATTATGTTGATAAAAATTGCGATGATACATTCCAAACGTTAAATGAAGTAGTTAAAGTCACAAAAGAAATTAGTAACGAAGCAGTTTACGTTCAAAGCAGCTATCATTTACCAGAAAATGAAGCGGAGATTCCAAGATTAGGTCTCAAACAACTCGAAGTTATCCAAAAACGTTTTGAACTTCTGGTTACGCGTGTAAAAGATGAAAAATCAGCTTATTCAAGTTTGCAAGAAGAGCTATTTGAAATCAGTGAAGAAATTGATCGTATAAAAGACGAACAGGAGCAGTTCTCTAATCGTTTGAAAAATTTACGCATTGATGAAAATAAAGCCCGTGCAAAGCTGGATTCTTTAAAACGCATATTACAAGAAACTGACCGTCAGTTAAACAAAGCGAATATCCCTGGTATTCCTGAAGAAATGGATGCTCGCATTGAAGAAGCTGAAGAACAAATTTATATTGTAATGCAAAGCTTACAAGATATACCGCTAAATATGAATCGTGTTCAAAGTAACATAGAAAATGCTGAAAAATGTATCCAAGAAGTAAGTAAGCACGCTCAAGAAATGGTTGAAAATGTTATGTTAATCGAAAGAATCATTCAATATGGTAATCGTTATCGAGGGACAAACCCAAAAGTAAATGATCTCTTACTTGAATCAGAACATGCATTCCATCAATACCGTTACATAAAAGCTTTAGAAGATGCAGCGGCTGCTGTAGAATTGGCAGAACCAGGGGCAATTAAGCGGATAGAAGAGCTTGTACAAGATGAATTATATGAGAAATCTCACTATTAA
- the thiI gene encoding tRNA uracil 4-sulfurtransferase ThiI → MIWKEILIRYGELSTKGRNKKDFINRLRANIRHLFSDIAPLEIVSERDRMHIKIENDEQYEVLMKKLPTVFGIQSFSPVAVCSKELDDMKKLSLIIMEQFKEQEITFKVEVRRSDKTFPLESHEIQREIGGHVLRNNPNISVQVKKPDVELRIEVRQDAIYMMAQIIQGAGGMPVGSNGKSLLMLSGGIDSPVAGYLLMKRGVRLEAIHFFSPPYTSDNSLEKVKVLANELTKFGANIRLHVIPFTEIQVLIKDRVPSNTIMTTTRRMMMRIADKLREEIGALGIVTGESLGQVASQTLESLTAINDVSNTPILRPLIAFDKLEIIDIAEQIGTYETSIQPFEDCCTIFTPANPKTKPKVEKVTYYESFTEFDELIERAVRNREVYKFPEVNQVKDKFEGLL, encoded by the coding sequence ATGATTTGGAAAGAAATTTTAATAAGATATGGTGAATTATCAACAAAGGGACGTAACAAAAAAGATTTTATTAATCGTCTTCGTGCTAATATTCGCCATTTATTTTCGGATATTGCTCCGCTGGAAATCGTTTCTGAACGTGATCGTATGCATATAAAAATCGAAAATGATGAGCAATATGAAGTTTTAATGAAAAAATTACCGACTGTTTTTGGTATTCAATCTTTTAGTCCAGTTGCTGTGTGTTCAAAAGAATTAGATGATATGAAGAAGTTATCTCTTATCATAATGGAACAATTTAAGGAGCAGGAGATAACGTTTAAAGTAGAAGTTCGTCGTTCAGACAAAACGTTCCCTTTAGAATCGCATGAAATTCAAAGAGAAATAGGCGGACATGTACTTAGAAATAATCCGAATATCTCAGTACAAGTTAAAAAACCTGATGTAGAGCTGCGCATTGAAGTAAGACAAGATGCGATTTATATGATGGCTCAAATTATACAAGGTGCTGGTGGCATGCCAGTAGGCTCGAATGGTAAATCGCTATTGATGCTGTCAGGTGGAATCGATAGTCCGGTTGCTGGGTACTTATTAATGAAACGTGGAGTTCGCTTAGAAGCGATACATTTCTTTAGTCCACCCTATACAAGTGATAACTCATTGGAAAAAGTAAAAGTGCTAGCAAATGAGCTGACGAAATTTGGTGCAAATATAAGACTGCATGTAATTCCATTTACAGAGATTCAAGTTTTGATTAAAGATCGTGTTCCGAGTAATACGATAATGACAACTACTCGAAGAATGATGATGCGAATCGCTGACAAACTACGAGAAGAAATCGGTGCATTGGGAATTGTTACTGGTGAGAGTTTAGGACAAGTTGCTAGTCAGACATTAGAAAGCTTAACGGCTATTAATGACGTATCAAATACGCCCATACTCCGACCGTTAATTGCATTCGATAAGCTTGAGATTATTGACATTGCAGAACAAATTGGAACATATGAAACATCAATTCAACCTTTTGAGGATTGCTGTACAATCTTCACGCCTGCAAATCCGAAAACTAAGCCTAAAGTTGAAAAAGTGACTTATTATGAAAGCTTTACTGAATTTGATGAGCTAATCGAACGTGCAGTTCGAAACAGAGAAGTTTATAAATTCCCAGAAGTAAATCAAGTGAAAGATAAATTTGAAGGATTATTATAA
- a CDS encoding alpha/beta-type small acid-soluble spore protein: MSNNSGSRNKLTVPGAEQALDQMKYEIAQEFGVQLGPEASARANGSVGGEITKRLVQMAESQLRGTSGQ; encoded by the coding sequence ATGTCAAACAACAGCGGTAGCCGTAACAAGCTTACTGTACCAGGTGCAGAACAAGCTTTAGATCAAATGAAATACGAAATCGCTCAAGAGTTTGGTGTTCAACTCGGACCTGAAGCGTCTGCTCGTGCAAACGGATCAGTTGGAGGAGAAATTACTAAACGTCTTGTGCAAATGGCTGAATCACAATTACGTGGTACTTCAGGACAATAA